In Bacteroidales bacterium, a single window of DNA contains:
- a CDS encoding HD domain-containing protein yields MGNHSSTNKLKIINDPVYGFIKIPFDTVFDLIEHPLFQRLRRIRQLGLTHFVYPGANHTRFQHAVGAMHLMGLAIEVIRSKGHAISHEEAKAVTIAILLHDIGHGPFSHSLENSLFNHLPHEEISLMFMEQLNREFRNELSPAIEIFRNRYPKKFLHQLVSSQLDMDRLDYLKRDSFFTGVTEGVIGSDRIIKMLNVRDDQLVVEKKGIYSIEKFLIARRLMYWQVYLHRTVIASEQILIMLLRRAQALTAMGVELFATPALLYFLGEHKKISLDEFARLDDDDIMASAKVWCNNSDRVLSMLANGLVNRRLFSVELDNQPYRADLVKKLRDRVAEELAISSREAEYLVVSDSISNYAYSDMDDRITIMDKSGNTRDIADASDILNISVLSKTVRKYFLCYPRFIKEKALN; encoded by the coding sequence ATGGGGAATCATTCTTCCACCAATAAGCTGAAAATTATCAATGATCCTGTTTATGGGTTTATCAAAATCCCTTTCGATACGGTATTTGATCTGATAGAACATCCCCTTTTTCAGCGATTGAGAAGAATCCGGCAACTCGGACTGACTCATTTTGTCTATCCGGGAGCTAACCACACCCGTTTCCAGCATGCAGTTGGAGCCATGCACCTGATGGGACTGGCCATCGAAGTGATCCGGTCCAAGGGTCACGCCATCAGCCATGAGGAAGCCAAAGCAGTCACCATAGCTATCCTTTTGCATGATATCGGACACGGACCCTTTTCCCACTCCCTGGAAAACAGTCTGTTCAACCATCTTCCACACGAGGAAATCAGCCTGATGTTTATGGAACAACTCAACCGTGAGTTCCGGAACGAACTATCCCCGGCCATTGAAATTTTCAGGAACCGCTATCCCAAAAAATTTCTGCACCAGCTTGTTTCCAGTCAGCTCGACATGGATCGACTCGACTATCTGAAACGCGACAGCTTTTTTACCGGGGTCACGGAAGGGGTGATTGGATCGGACCGGATCATTAAGATGCTGAATGTGCGGGACGACCAGCTGGTGGTGGAAAAGAAAGGGATCTATTCCATTGAAAAATTCCTGATAGCCCGGAGACTGATGTACTGGCAGGTCTATCTTCACCGGACTGTCATCGCCTCGGAACAGATCCTGATTATGCTCCTGCGCAGAGCGCAGGCTCTTACTGCCATGGGAGTTGAACTATTTGCCACCCCTGCCCTGCTCTACTTTCTGGGAGAGCACAAGAAGATCTCACTGGATGAGTTTGCCCGGCTGGACGATGATGATATTATGGCTTCGGCAAAGGTCTGGTGCAACAATTCCGACCGTGTATTGTCTATGTTAGCAAACGGATTGGTCAACAGGAGGCTCTTCTCGGTTGAGCTGGATAACCAGCCCTATCGGGCTGATCTTGTGAAAAAGCTCAGGGACCGGGTTGCAGAAGAGCTTGCCATCAGCTCCCGTGAGGCCGAATACCTGGTAGTATCGGACAGCATCAGTAACTATGCATACAGTGATATGGACGACCGGATCACCATCATGGATAAAAGCGGGAACACCCGCGATATCGCAGATGCCTCTGATATTCTGAATATCTCGGTATTATCGAAAACAGTTCGCAAATATTTCCTCTGTTATCCCCGTTTCATCAAAGAGAAAGCACTCAATTAA
- the rimP gene encoding ribosome assembly cofactor RimP: MITTEHIKELVVQHIRGSDIFLVEIVVKPGNLITVQLDRPEGISIDECVSISRFLNESLDREVEDYSLEVSSPGLGGAFRVRQQYEKNLGRDIEVLYTDGIKVTGKLEKVGDKGIILNINGENEEIGFEEIKTAKAIISFN; the protein is encoded by the coding sequence ATGATTACGACGGAGCATATAAAAGAGTTGGTGGTGCAACACATCCGGGGATCAGATATCTTCCTGGTGGAGATAGTTGTGAAACCCGGGAATTTGATTACAGTACAGCTTGACAGGCCGGAGGGAATCTCCATTGATGAGTGTGTGTCTATCAGCCGGTTCCTGAATGAATCGCTGGACCGTGAAGTGGAGGATTATTCTCTGGAGGTTTCATCACCGGGACTGGGAGGTGCCTTCCGGGTCAGGCAACAATATGAGAAGAATCTCGGTCGTGACATTGAGGTGCTTTATACCGATGGGATCAAGGTGACAGGCAAACTGGAAAAAGTAGGGGACAAAGGGATTATTCTGAACATAAACGGAGAGAACGAGGAGATTGGTTTTGAAGAGATCAAAACCGCAAAAGCAATAATATCATTTAATTGA
- the nusA gene encoding transcription termination factor NusA yields MENLNLIETFSEFKELKNIDRVTMMSVLEDVFRGMLLKKYGTDENFDIIINIDKGDFEIWRNREVVDDDDLEDAALQIALSKAKEIDDDYEVGEEVTDEVKLGDFGRRAILALRQNLSARIMELEKNHLYNKYKDRIGDVVTGEVYQVWKREILILDDEGNELILPKAEQIPSDYFRKGDTIRAVVIKVDMRNANPLIILSRTSPVFLERLFELEVPEIFDGLITIKKIVRVPGERAKVAVESYDERIDPVGACVGMKGSRIHGIVRELKNENIDVINFTSNIQLFITRALSPAKITSIKLDDEVKRAEVYLQPKEVSLAIGKGGLNIKLASQLTGYEIDVYRESDEDDEDVNLEEFADEIESWVLDELKAIGCDTAKSVLNLSVADLVKRTDLEEETITDLVNVLKAEFE; encoded by the coding sequence ATGGAAAATCTTAATTTGATCGAGACATTTTCCGAATTTAAGGAATTAAAGAACATCGACCGTGTGACCATGATGAGCGTCCTTGAGGATGTATTCAGGGGTATGCTGCTGAAGAAATACGGAACCGATGAAAATTTCGACATCATCATCAATATCGATAAGGGGGATTTCGAGATCTGGAGAAACCGTGAGGTGGTCGACGATGATGATCTGGAAGATGCAGCCCTGCAAATTGCTCTCTCAAAAGCGAAAGAGATTGATGATGATTACGAGGTTGGGGAAGAAGTAACCGATGAGGTGAAGCTTGGAGATTTTGGAAGAAGGGCTATCCTGGCACTGCGCCAGAACCTCTCTGCAAGGATCATGGAGCTGGAAAAGAACCATTTATATAATAAATACAAGGATAGGATTGGTGATGTGGTTACCGGCGAGGTCTACCAGGTATGGAAAAGAGAAATCCTGATTCTGGATGATGAAGGAAACGAATTGATCCTGCCCAAAGCCGAACAAATTCCTTCGGACTATTTCCGGAAAGGAGACACCATCCGGGCAGTTGTGATAAAGGTGGATATGCGCAATGCCAATCCGCTGATCATTCTTTCGAGGACCTCCCCTGTGTTTTTGGAGCGTTTATTTGAGCTGGAGGTTCCTGAAATATTTGACGGACTGATCACCATTAAGAAGATTGTCAGGGTACCGGGCGAAAGGGCCAAGGTGGCTGTGGAATCTTACGATGAAAGGATTGATCCGGTGGGCGCCTGTGTGGGCATGAAGGGATCGCGCATCCATGGCATCGTCAGGGAACTGAAGAATGAGAATATTGATGTGATCAACTTCACCAGCAATATTCAGTTATTTATTACACGGGCGCTGAGTCCTGCCAAAATCACCTCCATCAAGCTGGATGATGAGGTGAAGCGTGCAGAGGTTTACCTGCAGCCCAAAGAAGTAAGCCTGGCCATTGGGAAGGGAGGCCTGAATATCAAACTGGCCAGTCAGCTCACCGGATATGAAATTGATGTATATCGTGAATCCGACGAGGATGACGAGGATGTGAACCTGGAAGAATTTGCTGATGAAATTGAGAGCTGGGTACTGGATGAACTGAAAGCCATAGGATGCGATACTGCCAAGTCGGTATTGAACCTGAGCGTGGCTGACCTGGTTAAAAGGACTGACCTGGAAGAGGAGACCATCACGGACCTGGTCAATGTGCTTAAAGCAGAATTTGAATAG
- the infB gene encoding translation initiation factor IF-2 yields the protein MAETKATRLSKAAREFNVGISTIVEFLGKKGHVIDSNPNSKLEPELYDLLQEEYSSDLNVKKESEKLMLKNLRDRQESLSLEDVPETAEQEEPEELIITDHTTGTADKVSSVIEENAPVAKEEPEPEKEEPVVEPPVETEEKKADGAEKSEEPGENGPEAEEVGSGPRVVGKIDLDSMNQKTRPSKKPKARSEEPESKKEEEKADQAKAVEAVSKTEEEKEVKEAPPPEEEKVVEEQPEKVEEAASEKDKARTEEERNHIPTRVAKLTGPTVVGKIDLPEKRVSKKKPVASSKEDLHLDQKKKRKRIKKETGPVDFDNQAKAGGREKGGKKRKRASRPEVNEEDVQKQIKDTLAKLTSKGTKSRTSKYRREKRDAVQAKLQEESDQLEQRMNVLQVTEFVSVNELATMMKVPPTEVIQTCMNLGLFVSINQRLDAETMSLVADEFDFKVEFVSVDLVKSIKEVEDAPEDLVPRSPIVTVMGHVDHGKTKLLDVVRHANVVAGEAGGITQHIGAYSVTLEDERKITFLDTPGHEAFTAMRARGAQITDVAIIVVAADDGVKPQTVEAINHAAAAGVPIVFAINKIDLPAANPEKIKDELAQMNYMVEDWGGKYQSQEISAKGIINIEELLEKVLLEAELLDLKANPNKSARGTVIESTLDRGRGNIATILVESGTLRIGDVVLAGQHYGHVKAMFNERGKKIEEAGPSTPVLILGLNGAPQAGESFNVMDTDKEAKDIANKREQLQREQELRTTKHLTLDEIGRRIALGSFQELNVIVKGDVDGSIEALSDSLIKLSTEEIQVNIKHKAVGQISESDILLAAASNAIVIGFQVRPSLSARKLAEKEQIDIRLYSIIYDAIGEVKAAMEGMLSPEIKEDIIGTLEILETFKITKVGTIAGCMVREGKIRRNSKVRLIRDGIVIYSGELGSLKRFKDDAREVVSGLECGLNIENFNDIKVGDMVEAYEETEMKKTL from the coding sequence ATGGCTGAAACAAAGGCAACAAGACTTAGTAAAGCTGCCCGGGAGTTTAACGTAGGGATTTCAACCATCGTTGAATTTCTTGGGAAGAAGGGACATGTGATCGATTCCAATCCTAACAGTAAACTGGAACCGGAGCTGTATGATCTCCTTCAGGAGGAATACAGTTCCGATCTGAATGTGAAGAAGGAATCGGAAAAGCTGATGCTTAAGAACCTCAGAGACAGACAGGAGTCTCTCTCTTTGGAAGATGTTCCCGAAACAGCCGAGCAGGAGGAGCCCGAAGAGTTAATTATTACGGACCATACGACAGGGACGGCCGATAAGGTCTCCTCTGTCATTGAGGAAAATGCCCCTGTGGCCAAAGAGGAACCGGAACCTGAAAAAGAGGAGCCAGTTGTTGAACCCCCCGTGGAAACGGAGGAGAAGAAGGCTGACGGGGCTGAGAAAAGCGAAGAACCCGGCGAGAACGGGCCGGAGGCGGAAGAAGTGGGAAGCGGCCCCAGGGTGGTTGGGAAAATCGATCTGGATTCCATGAATCAGAAGACGAGGCCCAGTAAAAAGCCCAAAGCCAGGAGTGAGGAGCCTGAAAGTAAGAAGGAGGAGGAAAAGGCCGATCAGGCGAAAGCAGTTGAAGCTGTTTCCAAAACAGAGGAAGAGAAGGAAGTCAAAGAGGCTCCCCCTCCGGAAGAGGAGAAGGTGGTGGAAGAACAGCCTGAAAAAGTCGAAGAGGCAGCCTCGGAAAAGGATAAAGCCAGGACGGAAGAGGAACGGAACCATATTCCCACACGAGTGGCGAAACTGACCGGCCCCACGGTGGTTGGGAAGATTGATCTGCCTGAAAAGAGGGTAAGCAAGAAGAAGCCGGTAGCATCGAGTAAGGAGGACCTGCATCTCGATCAAAAGAAAAAGAGAAAAAGGATCAAAAAGGAGACCGGACCGGTCGACTTTGATAATCAGGCTAAAGCCGGCGGAAGAGAAAAGGGAGGAAAGAAACGAAAGCGTGCCTCCAGGCCGGAGGTGAATGAGGAGGATGTTCAAAAGCAAATTAAGGATACCCTGGCCAAACTGACCAGCAAGGGTACAAAATCCAGGACCTCCAAATACAGGCGTGAGAAGCGTGATGCCGTTCAGGCCAAGTTGCAGGAGGAGAGTGATCAGCTGGAACAGAGAATGAATGTCTTGCAGGTTACAGAGTTTGTATCTGTTAACGAGCTGGCCACAATGATGAAAGTTCCTCCTACAGAGGTTATACAGACCTGTATGAACCTGGGGCTTTTTGTCTCTATAAATCAACGCCTCGACGCGGAAACCATGTCCCTGGTGGCAGATGAATTTGACTTCAAGGTGGAATTTGTAAGCGTGGATCTGGTGAAATCCATCAAGGAGGTGGAGGATGCCCCCGAAGACCTGGTTCCCCGATCACCTATAGTGACAGTGATGGGACACGTAGACCATGGAAAAACAAAACTACTGGACGTGGTTCGTCATGCCAATGTGGTAGCCGGAGAGGCCGGCGGAATTACACAGCATATCGGGGCCTACAGCGTAACCCTGGAGGATGAGCGGAAGATCACCTTCCTGGACACGCCCGGTCACGAAGCCTTTACGGCCATGCGTGCCAGGGGTGCCCAGATTACCGATGTGGCCATCATTGTGGTGGCTGCCGATGACGGAGTGAAGCCACAGACCGTGGAGGCCATTAATCATGCCGCCGCCGCTGGTGTTCCCATTGTTTTTGCCATCAATAAGATCGATCTTCCGGCCGCGAATCCGGAAAAGATCAAGGATGAGCTGGCTCAGATGAACTATATGGTAGAAGACTGGGGAGGTAAATACCAGAGCCAGGAGATCTCGGCCAAAGGAATTATTAATATTGAGGAGCTGCTGGAGAAAGTACTGCTGGAAGCAGAGCTTCTCGATCTGAAGGCTAATCCCAATAAGTCCGCACGGGGTACCGTGATCGAATCGACCCTCGACCGGGGAAGGGGCAATATCGCTACCATCCTGGTTGAATCGGGTACACTTAGAATCGGAGATGTGGTGCTGGCCGGACAACATTATGGCCATGTGAAAGCCATGTTCAATGAAAGAGGAAAGAAGATCGAGGAGGCCGGACCTTCTACGCCCGTTCTGATCCTGGGTCTGAATGGGGCCCCACAGGCAGGAGAGAGTTTTAATGTGATGGATACCGATAAGGAAGCCAAAGATATTGCAAACAAGAGGGAGCAGCTGCAGCGTGAGCAGGAACTGAGGACCACGAAACATCTGACTCTGGATGAAATTGGACGCCGGATTGCCCTGGGTAGTTTTCAGGAACTGAATGTGATCGTGAAAGGGGATGTGGACGGCTCCATTGAGGCGCTCTCAGACTCCCTGATTAAGCTAAGCACCGAGGAGATTCAGGTCAATATCAAACATAAGGCCGTGGGACAAATCTCAGAATCGGATATCCTGCTGGCTGCCGCATCCAATGCCATTGTAATCGGGTTCCAGGTGAGGCCATCGCTCAGTGCCAGAAAGCTGGCCGAGAAGGAGCAGATCGACATTCGCCTCTATTCCATTATCTACGATGCTATCGGAGAGGTAAAAGCGGCCATGGAGGGCATGCTAAGCCCGGAGATCAAGGAGGATATTATCGGAACCCTGGAGATCCTGGAGACCTTTAAGATCACCAAGGTGGGAACCATCGCTGGATGTATGGTCCGGGAAGGCAAGATCAGGCGTAACTCCAAGGTGCGGCTTATCCGTGACGGTATCGTTATCTATAGTGGAGAACTGGGCTCCTTAAAGCGTTTCAAGGATGATGCCAGGGAGGTGGTTTCAGGTCTGGAATGTGGACTTAACATTGAAAATTTCAATGATATCAAAGTGGGGGATATGGTCGAGGCTTACGAAGAGACCGAGATGAAAAAGACCCTCTAG
- the ruvA gene encoding Holliday junction branch migration protein RuvA — MYEYIEGEFVEKSPAHIIVQAGHLAYFIHISVFTYSQISSQPAGKIYLHFVVREDAQILFGFGSREEREIFRMLISVSGVGANTARLILSSLSPEEITQAILAGNVSLLQGIKGIGVKSAQRIIVDLKDKVGKGAGIDELFFSQNNTSREEALSALVALGFPKKTVEKILTRILSEQPELSVEEVVKAALKFM, encoded by the coding sequence ATGTATGAATATATCGAGGGGGAATTTGTTGAGAAAAGTCCGGCACATATCATTGTACAGGCAGGTCACCTGGCTTATTTTATTCACATTTCCGTTTTTACCTACAGCCAGATCAGCAGCCAGCCGGCCGGAAAGATTTATCTGCATTTTGTAGTCAGGGAAGATGCGCAGATCCTCTTTGGATTTGGCAGCCGCGAGGAGAGGGAAATCTTCCGGATGCTTATTTCGGTATCGGGTGTGGGGGCCAATACGGCCCGCCTGATTCTTTCCTCTCTGTCACCGGAAGAGATCACTCAGGCCATCCTGGCAGGAAATGTCTCCCTTTTGCAGGGAATCAAGGGCATTGGTGTTAAATCTGCTCAACGAATCATTGTGGATTTGAAGGATAAGGTCGGCAAAGGTGCGGGAATTGATGAATTATTCTTTTCACAGAACAATACCAGTCGTGAAGAAGCGTTATCTGCTTTAGTAGCACTGGGTTTTCCAAAGAAAACTGTTGAGAAGATTCTGACCCGTATTTTATCAGAGCAGCCCGAGCTTTCTGTTGAGGAGGTGGTGAAGGCTGCCTTGAAGTTTATGTAG